From Gloeocapsa sp. PCC 73106, the proteins below share one genomic window:
- a CDS encoding TrkA family potassium uptake protein encodes MKPQVIVSGLGKTGYMIFKLLQRQGVAVVGISDRSLPLSPNEEIVIGDLRSPMTLIQAGVKSAQTLVLASDDDALNIGILAQARLLNPEIRIINRLFNRSLGERLDQTLTNHVSISVSGLAAPIFCFAASGKKAVGQLRLADQTWPIHEEVIEANHPWLGQKLKSLWENSERMLIYYLPSRGELDLISAILAEKELQLGDHLIIGSKPSGITKRASWIQKVVKAILSLKRYQDQGRPLFMVTLALIMTISLATFTYVFVNKDMSLVDIVYFSVGMITGAGGKEEVAEQGSDWIKMFTALMMIVGAGVVGICYALINDFVLGSRIRQFWDAARVPHHNHYIVCGLGGIGIEIVRQLHSLGQEVVVIESDVNNRFLHTARSLGVPVIVEDACMDSTLKLANINKARAILPVTSKDLVNVQIALTAKAIAPTITVVLRAKDQQFGQSVQDIFNFDTVLSPTDLSIHSFAAAALGGKILGNGITDDLLWIAIGILITPNHPFVDKSVQEAAIDANFVPLYLQQTQGKTIHSWNLLAAILEPADVLYLTIPATSLAKLCELGSSNLEIKSKIRA; translated from the coding sequence ATGAAACCCCAAGTAATAGTCAGTGGTTTAGGCAAGACTGGATATATGATTTTTAAGCTACTTCAACGTCAAGGGGTAGCAGTTGTAGGCATCAGCGATCGCTCTTTACCCTTAAGTCCCAACGAAGAGATAGTTATAGGAGATTTGCGCTCACCGATGACTTTAATCCAAGCTGGAGTGAAAAGCGCCCAAACACTGGTTTTAGCAAGTGATGATGATGCTTTAAACATTGGTATATTAGCACAAGCAAGACTGTTAAACCCAGAAATTCGCATCATAAACCGTTTATTTAATCGTAGTTTGGGAGAACGTCTAGATCAAACATTGACTAATCATGTGAGTATCAGTGTATCTGGTTTAGCTGCACCTATTTTTTGTTTTGCAGCTTCCGGGAAAAAGGCCGTGGGCCAATTACGTTTAGCCGACCAAACTTGGCCAATTCACGAAGAGGTAATTGAGGCCAATCATCCTTGGTTAGGACAAAAGCTAAAATCTCTCTGGGAAAACTCAGAACGCATGTTGATCTACTATTTACCCTCTCGAGGTGAATTAGACTTGATTTCGGCAATTTTGGCAGAAAAAGAATTGCAATTGGGAGATCATTTGATTATTGGCAGTAAACCCTCTGGAATAACTAAACGAGCCTCCTGGATACAAAAAGTTGTTAAAGCTATTCTCAGCTTAAAACGTTACCAAGATCAAGGTCGTCCTTTATTTATGGTAACTTTGGCTTTAATCATGACGATTTCTTTGGCTACCTTTACTTATGTTTTTGTTAATAAAGATATGTCTTTGGTGGACATAGTTTACTTTAGTGTAGGCATGATTACAGGTGCAGGAGGCAAAGAGGAAGTAGCTGAACAGGGTTCTGATTGGATTAAAATGTTCACAGCTTTAATGATGATTGTCGGAGCAGGAGTAGTAGGTATTTGCTATGCTTTAATTAATGATTTTGTTTTAGGCAGCAGAATTAGACAGTTTTGGGATGCAGCTAGAGTACCTCATCATAATCATTATATTGTCTGTGGTTTGGGAGGCATTGGCATAGAAATAGTCCGCCAACTCCATAGCTTGGGGCAAGAAGTGGTGGTGATAGAGTCTGATGTCAATAACCGCTTTTTACATACAGCCCGTTCTTTGGGAGTGCCGGTGATTGTGGAGGATGCCTGTATGGATAGTACCCTAAAATTAGCTAATATCAATAAAGCTCGAGCAATCTTACCTGTTACTAGCAAAGATTTAGTTAATGTGCAAATAGCTTTAACTGCTAAGGCGATCGCTCCTACCATTACTGTGGTTTTACGGGCTAAAGATCAACAATTTGGTCAATCGGTTCAAGATATTTTTAATTTTGATACGGTTTTATCTCCCACCGATTTATCTATCCATTCTTTTGCCGCGGCAGCTTTAGGTGGTAAGATTTTGGGCAATGGCATAACCGATGATTTGCTATGGATAGCAATTGGCATCTTGATTACTCCTAATCATCCTTTTGTGGATAAATCAGTGCAAGAAGCCGCAATTGATGCCAATTTTGTCCCTCTATATCTACAACAAACACAGGGGAAAACAATTCATAGTTGGAATTTACTCGCAGCTATTTTAGAACCTGCAGATGTTTTGTATTTAACTATCCCCGCTACTAGCTTAGCTAAATTGTGTGAGCTTGGTAGCTCTAATCTTGAGATAAAGTCGAAAATTAGAGCTTAG
- a CDS encoding metal ABC transporter permease yields the protein MINLLLEPLSFEFMRNALIIVVLLGILCAVTGSYLIVQRMGLLGDVIAHAVLPGLAIAFYLGIDIFLGAFISGILSTLVISWIESQSRVKIDAAMALVFSGFLALGILLITLLESRLDLHNFLFGDILSVTSKDVIRTLLITLSVLVFVKIFYSYLLFYTFNALGAQAMGLPVTWIHLGLVSAITLTIIASMQAVGVVLVVSLLVGPSITAYLLVKELHHMMGLGAIIGSISGVTGIYLSYYLNVPSGAAIVLVVTVFFILALFLSPSQGILTRSQRGALQPMVEKDN from the coding sequence CCTAATCATAGTAGTTTTACTGGGTATTCTTTGCGCTGTAACTGGTAGTTATTTGATTGTGCAACGCATGGGATTATTGGGGGATGTGATCGCTCACGCGGTGTTACCGGGATTGGCGATCGCTTTTTATCTGGGTATAGATATTTTCCTGGGAGCGTTTATTTCAGGGATACTCAGTACTCTGGTAATTTCTTGGATAGAATCTCAATCAAGAGTCAAAATAGACGCAGCTATGGCTTTGGTCTTTTCGGGATTTCTAGCTTTAGGTATTTTGCTGATTACTTTGTTGGAAAGTAGACTAGATTTGCACAATTTTCTATTTGGTGATATTTTAAGCGTAACTAGTAAGGACGTAATTAGAACTTTATTGATCACCCTATCAGTACTTGTTTTTGTTAAGATTTTCTATAGTTATCTTTTATTTTATACTTTTAATGCTCTGGGTGCTCAGGCCATGGGCTTACCCGTAACCTGGATTCATTTAGGACTAGTTTCGGCAATCACGCTCACGATTATTGCTAGTATGCAAGCGGTAGGAGTGGTTTTAGTCGTCTCTCTACTCGTGGGACCAAGTATTACTGCTTACTTGTTGGTCAAAGAATTGCATCACATGATGGGATTGGGAGCGATTATTGGCAGTATCAGTGGAGTCACGGGTATTTATCTGAGTTACTATCTCAATGTTCCCTCAGGAGCGGCGATCGTCTTAGTAGTAACCGTTTTCTTTATACTAGCTTTGTTTCTTAGTCCTAGTCAAGGGATTCTCACTCGTTCTCAAAGAGGTGCCTTACAGCCAATGGTGGAAAAAGACAATTAG